One window from the genome of Candidatus Acidiferrales bacterium encodes:
- a CDS encoding LacI family DNA-binding transcriptional regulator: MERITIDHVARKAGVSKSTVSAVINAKGSVRPATKDHILEVMKELNFRPRGVARNLKNSSLDKAIAIITKDLYYPFYTAIASGAKDFARDKGYALILASSDSNQEYEKNLSHFFSMKDIKGTIICPVLEGTAEIEHLFKLKMLNYPFVLLEEISGIQANVVTIDNIKAIKKAVKYLMEIGHKKIVHFAGPPHDSHAQERMEGFRYAFSESTSVFDKDMIVPIGSQYESAYSSTIDYFKKRTVDQYPTAIVCFNDHQALAVMSALRELNISVPGDISIVGIDDIYYSKNYPVPLTTIRAPQYEIGRRAAEILIRNTESPRLLPVEKVVLETEFIIRESTRVLTD, from the coding sequence GTGGAAAGAATAACAATTGATCATGTCGCCCGGAAGGCTGGGGTTTCAAAAAGTACTGTTTCGGCTGTCATAAACGCAAAAGGTTCCGTAAGGCCTGCGACGAAGGACCACATTCTCGAGGTGATGAAAGAACTCAATTTCCGCCCCAGGGGCGTTGCAAGGAATCTGAAAAACTCGTCATTGGACAAAGCGATAGCAATAATCACAAAAGATCTGTACTATCCTTTTTACACCGCTATCGCTTCGGGCGCAAAAGATTTCGCGAGGGATAAGGGATATGCCCTGATTCTCGCAAGCTCGGACAGCAATCAGGAATACGAGAAGAATCTATCGCATTTTTTTTCCATGAAGGACATCAAAGGTACGATAATATGTCCGGTTCTTGAAGGGACGGCGGAAATCGAACATCTCTTCAAGTTGAAAATGTTAAACTACCCCTTCGTCTTGCTAGAGGAAATCAGCGGGATACAGGCAAATGTCGTTACAATCGACAACATTAAGGCGATCAAGAAGGCGGTAAAATATTTGATGGAGATCGGTCACAAAAAAATTGTTCATTTCGCCGGCCCACCCCATGATTCACATGCTCAGGAACGCATGGAAGGATTCCGCTATGCCTTCAGTGAAAGTACGTCGGTCTTCGACAAAGATATGATTGTGCCGATAGGCTCTCAATATGAAAGCGCATATTCAAGCACGATAGATTACTTTAAGAAAAGAACCGTGGATCAATATCCAACCGCGATCGTATGCTTTAACGATCACCAGGCTCTCGCAGTTATGTCAGCATTAAGAGAGTTGAACATCTCCGTACCGGGGGATATTTCTATTGTCGGAATCGATGATATCTATTACTCAAAAAATTATCCTGTGCCGTTGACCACGATAAGAGCACCCCAATATGAGATCGGCAGAAGGGCCGCGGAAATTCTTATTCGTAATACCGAATCTCCGAGATTATTGCCGGTTGAAAAGGTGGTATTAGAAACAGAGTTTATTATCAGAGAATCGACAAGAGTGTTGACCGACTGA
- a CDS encoding T9SS type A sorting domain-containing protein, translated as MKKSVLFIAMLLFLASSVRAQVLASFADSTLDGFVQNTGGSDSIYIAADPAAVHKHVVGWHMTLIGSNNAQMQTDNISVNGAQVLTVWIYIPSSANMPDTTEIGIWAMDHTHWSWKEVDTKASAIPKDTWFPLSSPLTELALQNPVGSAGPFDPVNNQIRLGMQIWGSVWTGVFYIANISIVGAKPTVLGDFSSDLSGPNSTKFSNQWHNGWVDSTYWSDTTLAGKTGVMVCQLKNGSASTGATSFGNQPDPGFAAQGQNFLVQWVYVDTTFPDTFNIQTWAQSDPSWNWPPNGPVTYNGINIPKKVWYPLYFDLAQASILDTGSGSFFNTYSKSTDNLRKYGIQIGGPNGVTWNGNVYVSNVSVINQVVAGPPKVWNAADFESAGSNGKEGFYVPKYASGTIKRYADLTTSDQSYVLQGTLNISKNAPKFAVARDTVSMMDADDSVANAISFGLYLPAKFPNKALVEFYVSSGKNDSVFVIDTVGSQVTHAQWNTLSITKLDSLAGAGKFDPTKPSQVGVVIWYPAPYDTTSWSGNIEFDNLVVSGISFPHELVDGVRGANSNLPKEYQLYANYPNPFNPSTTIKYDLPNDSKVVLQVYDVLGREVTTLVNEKQAAGSYNVKFDGTRYASGIYFVRLTADSFVRTQKMMLIK; from the coding sequence ATGAAGAAGTCGGTATTATTTATAGCCATGCTACTTTTCCTCGCAAGTTCTGTGAGAGCTCAGGTTCTCGCGAGCTTTGCAGACAGTACGCTAGATGGCTTTGTCCAAAATACTGGTGGTTCAGATTCGATCTACATCGCTGCTGATCCGGCGGCGGTCCATAAGCACGTTGTGGGCTGGCACATGACATTGATCGGCTCTAACAACGCGCAGATGCAGACGGATAACATTTCTGTTAATGGAGCTCAAGTTCTCACTGTCTGGATTTATATTCCGAGCAGTGCGAATATGCCTGATACGACAGAGATAGGAATATGGGCAATGGATCACACGCATTGGTCTTGGAAAGAAGTCGACACGAAGGCTTCAGCTATTCCGAAGGATACGTGGTTTCCGCTGTCATCTCCTTTGACTGAACTTGCGTTGCAGAATCCTGTCGGTTCTGCCGGACCCTTTGATCCGGTCAACAACCAGATAAGGCTCGGCATGCAAATATGGGGCTCGGTATGGACCGGCGTATTCTACATTGCTAACATTTCTATTGTTGGTGCAAAACCGACCGTGCTTGGCGACTTTAGTTCTGATCTGAGCGGTCCGAACAGCACAAAGTTCTCCAATCAGTGGCACAACGGCTGGGTCGACAGCACATACTGGAGCGATACTACTCTTGCCGGCAAGACTGGCGTCATGGTGTGCCAGCTGAAAAACGGTTCAGCTTCAACTGGTGCGACTTCATTTGGGAATCAACCTGATCCAGGGTTTGCCGCCCAGGGTCAGAATTTCTTGGTACAGTGGGTATATGTTGACACCACATTCCCTGACACCTTCAATATCCAGACGTGGGCGCAGAGCGATCCCAGCTGGAACTGGCCACCCAATGGTCCGGTGACTTACAATGGCATCAATATTCCAAAGAAGGTCTGGTATCCGTTGTATTTTGACCTTGCTCAAGCCAGTATCCTGGACACTGGTTCCGGTTCTTTCTTCAATACATACAGCAAGAGCACGGACAATTTAAGGAAGTATGGAATCCAGATCGGTGGCCCCAACGGCGTAACCTGGAATGGAAATGTATACGTCAGCAACGTTTCTGTCATCAACCAGGTCGTCGCCGGTCCGCCTAAAGTTTGGAACGCCGCGGACTTTGAAAGCGCTGGGTCAAATGGCAAGGAGGGATTTTATGTGCCGAAGTATGCTTCAGGTACGATAAAAAGATACGCCGACCTGACAACCAGCGATCAGAGCTATGTTTTGCAAGGAACTTTGAATATTTCCAAGAATGCCCCCAAGTTCGCAGTCGCTAGAGATACTGTTTCGATGATGGATGCAGATGATTCTGTTGCTAATGCGATTTCGTTCGGGTTGTATTTACCAGCGAAGTTCCCCAATAAGGCATTGGTGGAGTTCTATGTATCAAGCGGCAAGAACGACAGCGTTTTTGTCATTGACACGGTCGGCTCGCAGGTAACCCATGCTCAGTGGAACACGTTGTCAATCACGAAGCTGGATTCACTCGCAGGAGCAGGGAAGTTTGATCCTACCAAACCTTCGCAGGTTGGCGTGGTTATCTGGTATCCCGCTCCTTATGATACGACATCGTGGTCAGGCAATATCGAATTTGATAATCTTGTCGTAAGTGGAATCTCTTTCCCTCATGAGCTTGTTGACGGAGTTAGAGGTGCTAACAGTAATCTTCCCAAGGAATATCAACTGTACGCCAACTATCCGAATCCTTTCAACCCGTCCACAACCATAAAGTATGATCTTCCGAATGATTCGAAAGTAGTTCTTCAAGTCTATGATGTCCTAGGAAGAGAAGTAACTACGTTGGTCAACGAAAAGCAAGCTGCCGGATCCTACAACGTAAAATTTGATGGTACAAGGTACGCCAGCGGAATTTATTTCGTTAGATTGACGGCTGACAGCTTCGTCAGGACTCAAAAAATGATGCTTATAAAGTAG
- a CDS encoding TonB-dependent receptor: MVEEFYKFLRKTSFVLTFLFILFVQALHAASSGTVKGGIFDKQTKDPLPGATIVVKNTSIGAASDLNGNYTIYNVPSGEQTMTISYVGYNQLTVQVNVPESGEVERDFYLEPTTITGQTVVVTAQAQGQMQAINQQLSSNSIVNVVSAAKIQELPDFNAAEAIGRLPGVSTLRSSGEASKIVIRGIAPQYNLVAVNGIDLGATGNGGGVQLNPSAPVNPTQDRSVDLTMITPLMLQSVEVYKSLTPDMEADAIGGYVNMQLREAPSGLHTDLLWQSGYVNKTKTYNNYKALGAVSDRFLDDNLGAYFLLNVERYDRSDDNFYAQYQNLSATKDSITGYAPVEVTSIQLRRHIETRSRYGGNLILDYKLPAGSLTAINMFTRLNSDGTDYTTNYGTASGQSKNLNFNLSSGNGNTDQMTNALQGKYDFGFMSMDLGAANTYSRNYIPHQYTFTVTEEGAISGQINQNTLPENIVPRAQYIDSLTYLQFLGDGNYDFKENDQTYSGNFKIPFNLASSVSGFLKFGGKFRYNHRVNDQNLPYAQVFYGGSQFLVDSMHAQPQFNNLKLVLTGHSITTFLGSDFTNSDQGLARDFLNDKFGDLIWVPASSTLQGMVNYIEGVPALLNPLGNGWVSGLYQNEINDYANYERYYGAYAMSELDLGPNLMIVGGARFEQDNTQFTAYRMRSSGNIINQQVDTVTFYPKNRYWLPMVQGKYEIADWVDFRYSYTQTLARPDFTATAPYFNEDQNGTNINAGNPNLVPAQSYNHDAQIAFHNSEIGLLTLGGFYKTIRNFSYFVGGYRLVADSLLPANYPSGWPTMGQYARYNGSSSATINTWENNPYKAFVKGLEGDFQTRLWYLPVPFDGIVIGINYTHIWSNTYYPYVFNRNVTFPGQRRPTTVVIDSSRSGQLIDQPADIVNASLGYDYKGFSARLSFLYQGKMLTGIGALPEGDGIEEPYFRMDATVRQTLPVTGLQLFFDVNNINSRADISLQRSIGGFTSEQYYGLTADLGVRYTM; the protein is encoded by the coding sequence ATGGTGGAAGAATTTTACAAATTTCTACGAAAGACCTCTTTTGTCTTGACTTTCCTTTTTATACTTTTTGTGCAGGCACTCCACGCGGCGAGTTCGGGGACAGTTAAGGGTGGTATTTTTGACAAGCAGACTAAGGATCCTCTGCCGGGGGCCACGATCGTCGTGAAGAACACCAGCATAGGTGCTGCATCGGACTTAAATGGCAATTATACCATCTATAATGTTCCTTCGGGTGAACAGACAATGACGATTTCCTACGTGGGTTATAACCAACTGACTGTCCAAGTAAACGTACCGGAAAGTGGTGAAGTCGAAAGGGATTTTTATTTGGAGCCGACAACCATTACAGGGCAGACGGTGGTCGTAACTGCCCAGGCCCAAGGTCAGATGCAAGCGATTAACCAACAGCTTTCTTCGAACAGCATAGTGAACGTGGTTTCCGCTGCCAAGATACAAGAGCTTCCGGATTTCAATGCAGCTGAGGCTATCGGTCGTCTTCCAGGGGTTTCAACCCTTAGAAGTTCAGGCGAGGCGAGCAAGATTGTAATCAGAGGTATCGCTCCGCAATATAACCTAGTAGCCGTAAACGGGATCGACCTCGGCGCTACGGGCAACGGTGGAGGGGTTCAGCTCAATCCTTCGGCGCCAGTTAATCCCACGCAAGACAGGAGTGTTGACCTGACAATGATTACTCCTCTGATGCTGCAGTCGGTTGAAGTGTACAAGAGCCTGACGCCGGACATGGAAGCTGACGCTATCGGCGGCTACGTGAATATGCAGTTAAGAGAAGCACCGTCAGGGCTGCATACCGATCTGTTGTGGCAGTCGGGTTACGTGAACAAAACCAAGACTTACAATAACTATAAGGCGCTGGGAGCAGTGAGTGATCGTTTCCTTGACGATAATCTCGGTGCATATTTTCTCTTGAACGTGGAACGATATGATCGAAGCGACGACAATTTTTATGCGCAATATCAGAATTTGAGTGCCACTAAGGACAGCATCACCGGTTATGCCCCTGTCGAAGTAACCAGTATCCAGCTGCGGCGGCATATTGAAACAAGGAGCCGCTATGGAGGCAACCTGATTTTAGATTACAAGCTCCCTGCAGGTTCTCTGACGGCCATAAACATGTTCACACGCTTGAACTCCGATGGTACGGACTACACGACAAATTATGGCACCGCGTCCGGGCAAAGCAAGAATCTCAATTTCAATCTTTCCAGTGGCAACGGCAACACCGATCAGATGACGAATGCGCTTCAAGGCAAGTACGATTTTGGATTCATGTCAATGGATTTGGGTGCTGCTAACACCTATTCTAGGAACTACATCCCGCATCAGTACACATTTACAGTTACTGAGGAAGGTGCAATAAGCGGCCAGATAAATCAGAACACTCTCCCTGAGAATATTGTTCCGAGGGCCCAATACATCGACTCGCTGACATACCTGCAGTTCCTTGGAGATGGGAATTATGATTTCAAGGAGAACGATCAAACCTATTCCGGTAATTTCAAAATTCCGTTCAATCTTGCTTCTTCGGTGTCGGGATTTCTGAAATTCGGAGGGAAATTCAGATATAACCACCGCGTGAACGATCAGAACCTGCCATACGCGCAAGTGTTCTACGGCGGAAGCCAGTTCCTTGTCGATTCAATGCACGCGCAGCCGCAGTTTAACAACCTTAAGTTGGTCCTGACTGGCCATAGCATTACCACATTCTTAGGAAGCGATTTTACAAACTCGGATCAAGGCCTTGCCAGGGACTTTCTCAATGATAAGTTCGGCGATCTAATATGGGTGCCGGCTTCGTCTACGCTGCAAGGAATGGTCAACTATATAGAGGGAGTTCCGGCACTACTCAATCCGTTGGGTAACGGCTGGGTATCAGGACTTTATCAAAACGAAATTAATGATTATGCTAATTACGAAAGATACTACGGCGCATATGCAATGTCCGAGCTCGATCTCGGTCCGAATCTGATGATCGTAGGCGGCGCGCGATTTGAACAGGACAATACGCAATTCACTGCATACCGGATGAGGAGCAGCGGTAATATCATAAATCAACAAGTTGACACGGTTACATTTTACCCGAAGAATAGATATTGGCTCCCCATGGTTCAGGGCAAGTACGAGATAGCCGACTGGGTGGATTTTAGATATTCGTATACTCAGACACTTGCTCGCCCTGATTTCACGGCAACCGCTCCATATTTCAATGAGGATCAAAATGGAACAAACATCAACGCCGGAAATCCTAATCTTGTTCCTGCGCAGTCATACAACCATGATGCTCAAATAGCTTTTCACAACAGTGAGATAGGTCTTCTAACCCTTGGGGGTTTCTACAAGACCATACGTAATTTCAGCTATTTCGTGGGCGGGTACAGGTTGGTGGCAGATTCTCTCCTTCCGGCAAATTACCCGTCAGGCTGGCCAACGATGGGACAGTATGCCAGGTATAACGGGAGTTCAAGTGCAACCATAAATACCTGGGAAAATAACCCATACAAAGCCTTTGTAAAAGGACTGGAAGGCGATTTCCAAACCAGATTATGGTACCTCCCGGTTCCGTTTGATGGAATTGTTATTGGTATTAATTATACTCATATCTGGTCGAACACTTATTATCCTTACGTGTTTAACAGGAATGTGACCTTCCCGGGTCAGAGGAGACCTACCACTGTCGTGATCGACTCCTCTCGTTCGGGCCAACTCATCGACCAGCCTGCCGACATTGTCAACGCTTCTCTCGGTTATGACTACAAGGGCTTCTCGGCGAGACTTTCTTTCTTATATCAGGGAAAGATGCTGACAGGTATCGGCGCGTTGCCCGAAGGAGACGGCATCGAGGAACCTTACTTCAGAATGGATGCGACAGTCAGGCAGACGCTGCCTGTAACGGGACTGCAGTTGTTCTTTGATGTAAACAACATTAATTCCCGGGCCGACATCTCCCTGCAGAGAAGCATTGGAGGTTTTACGTCCGAGCAATATTATGGTCTTACTGCTGACCTGGGCGTCAGATATACGATGTGA
- a CDS encoding glycosyl hydrolase family 28 protein — protein sequence MRVFCSFVITLALYVQPCAQTYYVRDFGAVGDGKTINTAAIQKAIDSCRENGGGTVVVPTGTFISGTLQLFSNINLHLERGAVLKGSNKVSDYYLHGKRVGLIYTEHANNVSITGEGNIDGSGDSFMDLNKSKRIDGAGTMYTRQGVHFREVSSGLGDGPLVPLDRPFQMIIFSDCRNVTIRNVTISNSPFWTVHLADCDGVVVSGVRIWNNLMIPNNDGIDFTSCSNVQMSDCDIRTGDDGIVTVGYAYHFDLPGYNNLRHVSENITVTNCHIVSRSSAIRVGGWDQNEMRNYTFSNIVIDSSNRGIHLCVRDSGSIRNIMFSNIYIQTRLFTGDWWGNGEPINIEAIRGKEKVPLGNIRGVKFSHVIAEGAAGILLYSSDESEIEDVSFHDVSLTIENDPLGSTCGGNFDLRPVTDQRYSLFKHDIPAFYAQHVRDIRLRDMDIRWGDVRENYFTNGIEFSDFKNIMIEGCTIAPAPHSKNTAAISLENGKGYRIINSFPLFSGMKFLSKRNVETN from the coding sequence ATGAGAGTTTTTTGCTCCTTTGTCATTACCCTTGCACTGTATGTCCAACCTTGTGCGCAAACTTATTATGTCAGAGATTTCGGGGCTGTCGGCGACGGAAAGACCATTAATACTGCGGCAATTCAAAAAGCCATCGATAGCTGCAGAGAGAATGGGGGCGGTACTGTCGTAGTTCCCACCGGAACTTTCATATCGGGAACACTACAACTATTCAGCAATATTAATCTCCATTTGGAAAGAGGGGCGGTCCTAAAAGGTAGCAACAAGGTTTCCGATTATTATCTCCACGGAAAGAGAGTCGGCCTAATCTATACCGAGCACGCAAACAATGTTTCCATAACCGGCGAGGGAAATATCGACGGGAGTGGCGATTCGTTCATGGATTTGAATAAATCGAAAAGAATTGACGGCGCGGGTACGATGTACACGCGACAGGGGGTTCATTTCCGCGAGGTATCGTCGGGGTTGGGGGACGGTCCGCTTGTTCCTCTCGACCGGCCTTTCCAGATGATAATCTTTTCCGATTGCAGGAATGTCACAATCAGGAATGTGACGATCTCGAATTCGCCGTTCTGGACTGTCCATCTTGCAGATTGCGACGGCGTCGTAGTCTCCGGCGTTAGAATATGGAACAACCTCATGATTCCTAACAACGATGGGATAGACTTTACCTCCTGCAGCAATGTACAGATGTCGGATTGCGATATCCGCACAGGCGATGATGGGATCGTGACTGTCGGCTACGCGTACCACTTTGATCTGCCCGGATACAATAACCTCAGGCACGTTTCCGAAAACATAACGGTCACTAATTGTCACATAGTCTCCCGTTCAAGTGCGATCAGGGTCGGGGGGTGGGATCAAAATGAAATGAGGAATTACACCTTCAGCAATATTGTAATCGACAGTTCCAACCGGGGGATCCACCTTTGTGTAAGGGATTCCGGGTCAATCAGAAACATAATGTTCTCAAACATTTACATCCAGACTCGATTATTTACCGGAGATTGGTGGGGAAACGGTGAGCCGATCAACATTGAGGCAATAAGAGGCAAGGAGAAAGTTCCGCTGGGAAATATCCGCGGAGTGAAATTCAGCCATGTTATCGCCGAGGGCGCGGCGGGAATACTTTTGTATTCATCGGATGAAAGCGAGATCGAAGACGTGTCTTTCCACGATGTGTCGCTCACAATCGAGAACGATCCGCTGGGTTCGACTTGCGGAGGTAACTTCGATCTCCGTCCGGTGACCGATCAGCGGTATTCATTATTCAAGCATGACATCCCGGCTTTTTATGCGCAGCACGTGAGGGATATTCGGCTCCGCGATATGGACATAAGATGGGGAGATGTCAGGGAGAATTATTTCACAAACGGGATCGAATTCTCCGATTTTAAGAACATCATGATTGAGGGCTGCACCATTGCTCCCGCTCCGCATAGCAAGAATACCGCAGCAATCTCGTTGGAGAATGGAAAGGGGTACAGGATAATAAATTCATTTCCCCTTTTCAGTGGGATGAAATTCCTTTCCAAACGTAATGTTGAGACAAACTAG